One genomic window of Evansella cellulosilytica DSM 2522 includes the following:
- a CDS encoding septation ring formation regulator EzrA: MYIVYGLVVLVLIIIGYGAWSRRRIYKEVDQLENKKIQLMNEPVTEELSKLKGLKMLGETEERFEQWREGWDEIVTLQLPDIEEKLFDIEESANKYRFGKARRISKFVNKELDKIKEHLSEMLDEVEHLVHSEEQNRQDIHEVKDYYQETKKKLWSQKGTLGGTGLTLERAMKELQLLFQGFEESTEQGNYLQARDLLIEIRSELDYFNDVMTKAPQYLVLIEKELPRQLEELETGIEEMEENGYNLEHFSFHLQINDMKRRLVALLPLLEGLKIGEIVEPLDEIQKEIDTIYDKLEYEALSKQLVDKELPFIEERVMRLPNIVEQLLEETERVKLSYKLSEDEDRNRLKIEKEKKDISHQLIVIVDSVKENNQSFTAIRSMMKEFSEKLQQLENEIEAAKERLSVLRSEERTAENRIYQLKEKLLYGKKKLKKSNIPGVPDGLLYELDEAEKALFFASDKLNEIPLAIEEVMMKVEDAEMHVDRCIDKLLLTIKEASQAESAIQYGNRYRRHSDEINIKLLQAEDLFRHYQYNEAFEWAVSAIEPIDPDVKEKLSSHHMLETSR, from the coding sequence ATGTATATTGTTTATGGATTAGTTGTCCTTGTGCTGATTATCATTGGTTATGGGGCATGGTCTAGGAGACGAATATATAAAGAAGTAGATCAACTAGAGAATAAAAAAATACAACTTATGAATGAACCGGTCACAGAGGAATTGTCCAAATTGAAAGGTTTAAAAATGCTGGGAGAAACAGAAGAACGTTTCGAACAATGGCGGGAAGGCTGGGATGAAATAGTAACCCTTCAACTACCTGATATTGAGGAAAAACTTTTTGACATTGAAGAATCAGCAAATAAATATCGTTTCGGTAAAGCAAGAAGAATAAGTAAGTTTGTAAACAAAGAGCTTGATAAAATTAAAGAGCATCTTAGCGAAATGCTTGATGAGGTGGAACACCTTGTACATAGCGAAGAGCAGAATCGTCAAGATATCCACGAAGTCAAGGATTATTATCAAGAGACAAAGAAGAAGTTGTGGTCACAAAAAGGCACATTAGGAGGAACGGGTTTAACATTGGAGCGAGCAATGAAAGAGCTTCAATTACTTTTTCAAGGCTTTGAAGAATCTACAGAGCAAGGAAATTATTTGCAGGCAAGAGACTTACTAATAGAGATTCGCAGTGAGCTTGATTACTTTAATGATGTAATGACTAAAGCGCCTCAATACCTCGTTCTCATAGAAAAAGAACTGCCAAGACAGTTAGAGGAATTAGAGACAGGGATTGAAGAAATGGAAGAGAATGGCTACAATCTTGAGCATTTCTCATTCCATTTACAAATAAATGATATGAAACGCAGATTGGTCGCTCTGTTGCCTCTGCTAGAAGGTTTAAAAATAGGTGAAATTGTCGAGCCATTAGATGAAATTCAAAAAGAGATAGACACAATATACGACAAGTTAGAGTACGAGGCATTATCTAAGCAGCTTGTCGATAAGGAGCTTCCATTTATTGAAGAGCGCGTGATGAGGCTACCCAATATAGTTGAACAGTTACTAGAGGAAACAGAGAGAGTAAAACTTAGCTATAAACTGTCAGAAGATGAGGATCGAAATCGTTTAAAGATAGAAAAAGAAAAAAAGGATATTTCACACCAATTGATCGTTATTGTAGATTCAGTTAAAGAAAACAACCAATCATTCACAGCGATACGATCGATGATGAAAGAATTTAGTGAAAAACTGCAACAGCTTGAAAATGAAATTGAAGCTGCAAAAGAAAGACTAAGTGTATTAAGAAGTGAAGAAAGAACAGCTGAGAATCGCATTTATCAATTAAAAGAAAAGCTCCTCTATGGAAAGAAAAAGCTGAAAAAGAGTAATATCCCAGGTGTACCGGATGGGTTACTGTATGAACTTGATGAAGCAGAGAAAGCATTATTTTTTGCTTCGGATAAATTAAATGAAATACCATTAGCAATTGAAGAAGTGATGATGAAAGTAGAAGATGCAGAAATGCATGTCGATCGATGTATTGATAAACTATTATTAACTATAAAAGAAGCGAGCCAAGCAGAAAGTGCAATTCAATATGGTAATAGATACCGTAGACATTCTGACGAGATAAATATAAAACTCCTTCAAGCAGAAGATCTTTTCCGTCACTATCAATATAACGAAGCATTTGAATGGGCTGTTTCTGCAATAGAGCCAATTGATCCAGATGTGAAGGAAAAGTTATCCAGTCACCATATGTTAGAAACATCACGATAA
- the hisJ gene encoding histidinol-phosphatase HisJ: MKVLKDGHVHSPYCPHGTKDTFEQYIEKAITLKYDEISFTEHAPLPSTFKDPVPSQDSAISINDLEHYITKIKKLKKIYAQDIKINVGLEVDYIEGYEEETATFLNDWGTELDDSILSTHFILCPNNEYICLDYSPKSMEQLLKEYSSLERVYEKYYATLHKSIKADLGFFKPRRIGHMTLIRKFQKRFPRNFDDNILIESTLLLIKKHEYSLDINGAGLTKPLCQEMYPPIPWVERAAQLNIPLVYGSDAHSAKQLGQGIEQLQRHLLF; encoded by the coding sequence ATGAAAGTATTAAAAGACGGGCATGTTCATAGCCCTTATTGTCCTCACGGAACAAAAGATACATTCGAACAATATATAGAAAAGGCAATAACGTTAAAATATGATGAAATATCATTTACTGAACATGCTCCACTCCCTAGTACTTTTAAAGATCCCGTTCCAAGTCAAGACAGCGCAATAAGTATAAATGATTTAGAACATTATATTACAAAAATAAAAAAACTCAAAAAAATATATGCCCAAGATATAAAGATTAATGTTGGCTTAGAAGTGGATTACATTGAAGGTTATGAGGAAGAAACAGCCACGTTTTTAAATGATTGGGGAACAGAGCTTGACGACTCTATTTTATCTACACACTTTATCCTATGTCCAAACAATGAATATATTTGTTTAGATTACTCTCCTAAATCAATGGAACAATTACTAAAAGAATATTCTTCTCTAGAGAGAGTCTATGAAAAATACTATGCAACATTACATAAGTCAATTAAGGCAGACTTAGGTTTTTTTAAGCCAAGGCGAATCGGCCATATGACGCTCATACGTAAGTTTCAGAAGCGTTTTCCTAGGAATTTTGATGACAATATTTTAATTGAAAGTACACTACTACTCATAAAAAAGCATGAATACTCCCTTGATATAAATGGGGCTGGTTTAACCAAGCCTCTGTGCCAAGAAATGTATCCTCCAATCCCGTGGGTTGAGCGTGCAGCACAATTAAATATACCACTCGTTTATGGATCAGATGCTCATAGCGCTAAGCAGTTGGGGCAAGGTATAGAGCAGCTTCAACGACACTTATTATTTTGA
- a CDS encoding GAF domain-containing protein: MFQQQHYEGTISEQYDMLNKQLNALLEGETDVTANLSNASALLNQFLVDINWVGFYVWKEDQLVLGPFQGLPACIRIPNGKGVCGTAVKEKKTMRIDDVHEFPGHIACDAASNSEIVIPMIKNNQIFGVLDIDSPSKNRFTKEDQEGLELFVQALMKHL; this comes from the coding sequence ATGTTTCAACAGCAACATTATGAAGGCACAATTTCAGAACAATATGACATGCTTAATAAACAATTAAATGCTCTTTTAGAAGGAGAAACAGATGTAACTGCAAACTTGAGTAATGCGTCCGCACTACTTAACCAGTTTCTAGTTGATATTAATTGGGTTGGTTTTTATGTGTGGAAGGAAGATCAGTTAGTATTAGGTCCATTCCAAGGATTACCAGCGTGTATTCGCATCCCTAATGGTAAAGGTGTTTGCGGTACTGCTGTAAAGGAGAAAAAAACGATGCGAATTGATGACGTCCACGAGTTTCCTGGGCATATCGCTTGTGATGCAGCATCGAATTCAGAAATCGTCATACCAATGATAAAAAATAATCAAATATTTGGTGTTTTGGACATCGATAGCCCATCAAAAAATAGATTTACTAAGGAAGACCAGGAAGGACTAGAACTATTTGTTCAAGCCTTGATGAAGCACTTGTAG
- a CDS encoding alpha/beta-type small acid-soluble spore protein produces the protein MANNNSSNQLLVPGVQQALDQMKYEIAQEFGVQLGADATSRANGSVGGEITKRLVSMAEQQIGGTQQ, from the coding sequence ATGGCGAACAACAATAGTTCTAACCAATTATTAGTCCCTGGTGTCCAACAAGCGTTGGATCAAATGAAATATGAGATCGCACAAGAATTTGGTGTTCAGCTAGGCGCTGATGCGACTTCTCGCGCTAACGGATCTGTAGGTGGAGAAATCACGAAGCGTTTAGTATCAATGGCTGAGCAACAAATCGGTGGAACACAACAATAA
- a CDS encoding amidohydrolase, giving the protein MGTLWFGGKIRTLISENDVQEAIFVEDGRIIDVGQKEELIEKYKGRITKYNDLNNSVMYPGFVDSHLHMIGHGEKIIRLDLSSITSIEELKKTLKKAVNHLPENSWVYGEGFNENLYDDQKIPDRFILDEVTTKHPVILTRVCRHAVVTNTLGLNIANITASTPDPPGGVVVKDSLGNPTGYLLDQAQEYLKEMLPKQDFAYVKKALQTSLDDLYAKGFVGGHTEDLNYYGDPIKTLQTFEQIIDGKNKKFRANLLIHHEVASEILDYAKGKSLPFIELGSVKVFADGALGGRTALLSEPYSDDPSTNGVAIYTPEMLAEIVKNARHLNMPVAIHVIGDLALEYALDAIEKYPVEKGKRDRLIHLQVTREDLIQRLTKLDVVLDIQPRFVASDFPWVEDRLGESRLPYSFAWKRLLSSGLKCAGGSDAPIEPVDPLLGIHAAVTRRKPDENHDGYGRAEKLSLFEALRLFTVGSAEAISKEDERGLIKKGFLADFTILNKDLFDLEPDEWLQVEVDKTVVDNTIMYEK; this is encoded by the coding sequence TTGGGTACTTTATGGTTCGGTGGAAAAATTAGAACATTAATAAGTGAAAATGACGTCCAAGAAGCAATTTTTGTGGAGGATGGGCGAATTATTGATGTTGGGCAAAAAGAGGAGCTTATAGAAAAATACAAAGGTAGAATTACAAAATACAATGATTTAAATAATAGTGTCATGTACCCTGGCTTTGTAGATAGTCATTTACATATGATTGGTCACGGAGAGAAGATTATTCGATTGGACTTATCGAGTATTACAAGCATCGAAGAGTTGAAAAAAACATTAAAAAAGGCTGTTAATCATTTACCGGAAAATAGTTGGGTTTATGGTGAAGGATTTAACGAAAACTTATATGATGATCAGAAAATACCAGATAGATTTATTTTAGATGAGGTTACAACAAAACACCCGGTTATATTAACGAGAGTTTGTAGACATGCTGTTGTCACGAATACATTAGGGTTAAACATTGCAAACATAACCGCTTCAACTCCCGATCCTCCAGGGGGAGTAGTAGTAAAAGACAGCCTTGGAAATCCTACTGGTTACTTATTAGACCAAGCACAAGAATACTTAAAAGAAATGTTACCGAAGCAAGATTTCGCTTACGTTAAAAAAGCCCTTCAGACGTCATTAGATGATTTGTACGCAAAAGGTTTTGTAGGTGGTCATACAGAGGATTTAAATTATTACGGTGATCCAATTAAGACACTACAAACTTTTGAACAAATTATTGATGGAAAAAATAAAAAGTTCCGAGCCAATTTACTCATTCACCATGAGGTTGCTTCAGAGATATTAGATTACGCTAAAGGTAAATCTCTTCCATTTATCGAGCTAGGTTCTGTAAAAGTATTTGCAGATGGTGCGCTTGGTGGTAGAACTGCACTGTTAAGTGAACCATACAGTGATGATCCATCAACAAACGGCGTCGCTATTTATACACCTGAAATGTTAGCAGAAATCGTCAAGAATGCTAGACATCTCAATATGCCTGTCGCGATTCATGTAATAGGTGACTTAGCTCTGGAATACGCGCTAGATGCAATTGAAAAATATCCAGTAGAAAAGGGCAAAAGAGATCGACTTATTCACTTGCAAGTTACGCGTGAAGACTTAATTCAACGGTTAACAAAATTGGACGTTGTTTTAGATATTCAGCCGAGATTCGTCGCCTCTGATTTTCCTTGGGTAGAAGATAGATTGGGGGAAAGCAGGTTACCGTATTCATTCGCTTGGAAGCGTCTACTAAGCTCAGGTCTAAAATGTGCAGGAGGATCAGATGCCCCGATAGAGCCAGTTGATCCATTGCTAGGTATTCATGCAGCTGTAACTAGAAGGAAGCCAGATGAAAACCATGATGGCTATGGACGAGCTGAAAAACTAAGTCTGTTTGAAGCGCTACGTCTCTTTACCGTAGGAAGTGCAGAAGCAATAAGTAAAGAGGATGAACGAGGATTAATTAAGAAAGGGTTCCTAGCAGATTTTACGATTTTAAATAAAGATCTCTTTGACCTTGAACCGGATGAATGGTTGCAGGTAGAGGTAGATAAAACAGTAGTTGATAATACGATAATGTATGAAAAATAG
- a CDS encoding cysteine desulfurase family protein, which yields MIYFDNSATTKPYIEVIETYTKVSTEFFGNPSSLHPLGKASERLLNQARDMMANLMQIKPQEIIFTSGGTEGNNLAIKGAVYRLQSRGNHLITTSVEHASVLEVFRQLEQEGFSVTYLEPNNDGIITEKQVKEAINEDTVLVSIIHVNNEVGTINPIQSIGKMLKEYPKVLFHVDHVQGIGKVPLNFHKSYIDLCTISAHKFHGIKGNGALFIREGIRLHPLLNGGSQERKIRAGTENVPGAVAMVKALRLSLDNKNKLDDMRQINGYLEKQCAQINGVVINSPKERAPHLLNISIPGVKPEVLVQALAEKNIYVSTKSACSSKLSEPSKVLLAMGYDEDRASSAIRLSLSYDNTKEEANEFLRQFKTVVELLKKVVEK from the coding sequence ATGATTTATTTTGATAATAGTGCTACTACTAAACCTTATATTGAGGTTATAGAAACATATACAAAAGTATCAACAGAGTTTTTTGGTAATCCCTCATCCTTACATCCTTTAGGTAAGGCATCAGAAAGGCTTCTTAATCAAGCGCGTGACATGATGGCAAACTTAATGCAGATCAAACCACAGGAAATCATTTTTACTTCTGGTGGTACAGAAGGGAATAACCTTGCGATCAAAGGTGCTGTTTATCGTTTACAAAGTAGAGGGAATCATTTAATTACTACAAGCGTGGAACATGCTTCCGTATTGGAAGTTTTTCGCCAATTAGAACAAGAGGGTTTTTCGGTTACTTACCTAGAGCCTAATAATGATGGAATAATAACAGAAAAACAGGTGAAAGAAGCAATAAATGAAGACACTGTACTAGTCTCCATTATTCATGTTAATAACGAAGTAGGTACTATAAATCCGATACAATCAATTGGTAAGATGTTAAAAGAATATCCGAAAGTTTTATTCCACGTTGATCATGTACAAGGGATTGGAAAAGTACCTCTAAATTTTCATAAATCTTATATCGACTTATGTACGATATCGGCTCATAAATTTCATGGAATAAAAGGAAATGGTGCGCTATTTATAAGGGAAGGTATTCGCCTACACCCACTTTTAAATGGAGGAAGCCAAGAGCGGAAAATAAGAGCAGGAACAGAAAATGTACCAGGAGCAGTCGCTATGGTAAAGGCACTAAGACTTTCTCTTGATAATAAAAATAAGTTAGACGATATGCGGCAAATAAACGGGTATCTAGAAAAACAGTGCGCACAAATAAATGGGGTTGTTATTAATTCTCCTAAGGAACGCGCCCCACACTTACTAAATATATCAATTCCAGGTGTGAAACCTGAAGTCTTAGTTCAAGCATTAGCAGAAAAAAATATTTATGTTTCTACTAAATCTGCTTGTTCCTCTAAACTATCGGAGCCAAGTAAGGTTTTGTTAGCAATGGGGTATGATGAAGATAGAGCATCTAGTGCAATTAGGTTATCGCTTTCTTATGATAATACAAAAGAAGAAGCAAACGAATTTTTACGTCAGTTTAAAACTGTTGTGGAGTTATTGAAAAAGGTGGTAGAAAAATAA
- the brnQ gene encoding branched-chain amino acid transport system II carrier protein produces MRSNSYSIKDTIIIGLMLFALFLGAGNLIFPPALGQAAGTNVSFAIIGFLITGVGLPILAILAIAKSGGDLQKVSSNVGTLFSIFFPLAVYLAIGPLFGIPRTGSVAYEIGLLPYLESTSTFTLFIFTFAFFGVSFWLSLNPSKLVNRIGKLLTPIIIGILLLLTVVGIIKPMGSLNLPSPEYVQYSFFKGFQEGYFTMDAIASLVFGIVVITRMRERGIHTLEDTKKKAIQVGLIAGLGLIFVYLSLAYLGATSIDSIGYLDNGGAILANISNHLLGFAGLILLSIVITIACLTTSVGLISAFGEFIQRTIPAIPYPVTTGTIALFSFAMANMGLNQLIQFSLPMLMMLYPIAIVLIILTLCKDLLRLNKGSFQGGVIGAAIVSIPDGLSQTTIFSDVFLPFMQWLPFGHLGIGWIIPAIFGTLLGKVFTKK; encoded by the coding sequence ATGCGTAGCAACAGTTATTCAATCAAAGACACAATCATTATCGGCCTCATGTTGTTTGCTTTATTTTTAGGTGCAGGTAATTTAATATTCCCACCTGCATTAGGACAAGCAGCCGGAACAAACGTATCGTTTGCTATTATAGGATTTTTAATTACGGGAGTTGGCTTACCTATTTTAGCTATACTTGCCATCGCAAAGTCCGGAGGTGACTTGCAAAAAGTATCTAGCAATGTAGGAACGCTTTTTTCTATCTTTTTTCCTTTAGCTGTTTATTTAGCTATTGGTCCATTGTTTGGAATTCCAAGAACCGGCTCGGTCGCTTATGAGATAGGACTATTACCATATTTAGAAAGTACTAGTACATTTACATTATTTATTTTTACATTCGCTTTCTTTGGAGTCAGTTTTTGGCTAAGTCTAAATCCATCTAAACTCGTGAATCGGATTGGTAAACTTTTAACCCCGATTATTATTGGAATACTCTTGTTGTTAACGGTCGTTGGCATAATAAAACCAATGGGTTCACTGAATTTACCTTCTCCAGAATATGTACAGTACTCTTTTTTCAAAGGCTTCCAAGAAGGATATTTTACGATGGATGCAATAGCTTCGCTCGTTTTTGGTATTGTAGTAATAACAAGAATGAGGGAACGTGGAATACATACACTTGAAGATACAAAGAAAAAGGCGATACAAGTTGGGTTAATTGCCGGTTTAGGCTTGATATTCGTTTATTTATCTTTAGCATATCTCGGTGCAACGAGCATTGATAGTATTGGCTACCTAGATAACGGGGGTGCAATATTAGCTAATATATCAAATCATTTACTTGGATTTGCTGGGCTTATTCTTTTGTCGATAGTAATTACTATTGCATGTTTAACAACTTCTGTTGGTTTAATATCCGCTTTTGGTGAATTCATTCAACGCACTATACCTGCAATTCCTTATCCTGTTACTACAGGAACAATTGCACTCTTTAGCTTCGCAATGGCTAATATGGGGTTAAATCAGCTAATTCAGTTTTCATTACCTATGTTAATGATGCTATACCCAATTGCCATTGTGCTCATCATTTTAACATTATGCAAGGATCTTCTCCGTCTAAACAAAGGAAGCTTTCAAGGTGGGGTTATCGGGGCTGCGATAGTTAGTATACCTGATGGGTTAAGCCAAACTACAATATTTAGTGACGTCTTCTTACCGTTCATGCAATGGCTGCCTTTCGGACATCTAGGAATTGGTTGGATTATACCTGCGATTTTCGGAACATTGTTAGGCAAAGTTTTTACAAAGAAATAA
- a CDS encoding NAD kinase, producing MSDRNNVFLYYTPTDEVEVKLEKLKELGREHGLTLVDDASKANIIASIGGDGAFLQAIRKTGFREDCLYVGINDGRLGFYTDFNLDDLDGIKAGLQSDMVEVLRYPILDVTVDGNENFHCINECSIRSNIIKTFAIDVYIDNIYFETFRGDGMVVSTPTGSTAYNKSLRGAIVDPRLASMQLTEIASLNNNEYRTLGSPLLLNKDRELVLKIVQDGNDHPIIGADNEALSIRHSHEVKIKVSDKMIKTIKLKDNSFVHKVKRSFL from the coding sequence AAGTAGAAGTTAAATTAGAAAAACTTAAGGAGCTTGGTAGAGAGCATGGCTTAACATTAGTGGATGATGCTAGTAAGGCCAATATAATCGCTAGTATTGGTGGTGATGGTGCTTTTCTACAAGCAATTAGAAAAACTGGCTTTAGGGAAGATTGTCTATATGTTGGTATTAATGATGGACGTTTAGGCTTTTATACAGATTTTAACCTTGATGATTTAGATGGCATAAAGGCTGGACTTCAAAGTGACATGGTTGAAGTACTTCGGTATCCAATACTCGATGTTACCGTAGATGGAAACGAAAATTTTCATTGTATTAATGAGTGTTCTATAAGATCTAATATTATTAAAACTTTCGCAATCGATGTGTATATTGACAATATATATTTTGAAACATTCCGGGGCGATGGTATGGTCGTGTCAACACCAACAGGCAGTACAGCATATAATAAGTCTTTAAGAGGCGCAATTGTCGATCCTAGATTAGCAAGCATGCAGCTTACAGAAATCGCTTCATTAAACAATAATGAATATCGTACATTAGGGTCACCTCTACTCTTAAATAAAGACAGAGAACTAGTATTAAAGATTGTACAAGACGGGAATGATCATCCAATTATAGGAGCAGATAATGAAGCTTTAAGTATTCGTCATTCTCACGAGGTAAAAATTAAAGTGTCCGATAAAATGATTAAAACAATAAAATTAAAGGACAACTCCTTTGTTCACAAAGTAAAACGTAGCTTTTTGTAA
- the thiI gene encoding tRNA uracil 4-sulfurtransferase ThiI, with translation MEYNHILIRYAELALKGKNRKEFERKLMHNVQRALIQFSEAKVKRTFGRMFVELNGEEEALVTDRLKDVFGIHSFSPALKIELDQDKINDAALWAVKDALPNEKGTFKVSVKRINKNYPHRSQQLNYDIGSHILRNTDHLTVDVHHPDVEVKVEIREEATYITCKSYLGAGGLPIHTAGKVLLMLSGGIDSPVAGYLALKRGVELEAIHFHSPPFTNDRARQKVEDLTRVLTRFGGHIKLHIIPFTEAQKAIHQQIPDSYEMTVMRRFMLRIAEGVAKKKHALAIVNGESLGQVASQTLDSMHTINDVTNLPVLRPLVTMDKLEVIEIAKKIGTYELSILPFEDCCTIFLPPQSKTKPNKEKTIKFEQEMDVDFYVQDAIERMETVKISEKTNIDEEFKDLF, from the coding sequence ATGGAATATAATCATATTTTAATTAGGTACGCCGAGTTAGCACTCAAAGGGAAAAATAGAAAAGAGTTTGAGCGGAAATTAATGCATAATGTACAAAGGGCTTTAATTCAATTTTCCGAAGCAAAGGTGAAAAGAACGTTCGGTCGTATGTTTGTAGAATTAAATGGAGAAGAAGAAGCACTTGTTACGGATCGGCTTAAAGATGTGTTTGGCATCCATTCCTTTAGTCCAGCATTAAAGATTGAATTAGATCAAGATAAGATCAACGATGCAGCGCTATGGGCAGTAAAGGATGCACTTCCAAATGAAAAAGGTACTTTTAAAGTGTCTGTTAAAAGAATTAACAAGAATTACCCACATCGCTCTCAACAGTTAAATTACGATATAGGTTCACACATTTTGAGAAACACAGATCATTTAACTGTCGATGTTCATCATCCTGATGTAGAGGTGAAAGTAGAAATTCGTGAAGAAGCAACGTACATTACATGTAAATCATATCTTGGAGCAGGTGGACTACCTATTCATACAGCTGGAAAAGTGCTTCTCATGTTATCAGGTGGAATAGATAGCCCGGTTGCAGGGTATTTAGCGTTAAAAAGAGGCGTAGAGCTTGAAGCAATTCATTTCCATAGCCCACCATTTACAAATGACCGTGCAAGACAAAAGGTAGAGGATTTAACGAGAGTTTTGACTCGTTTTGGAGGTCACATAAAGCTCCATATTATCCCTTTTACTGAAGCTCAAAAAGCGATTCACCAACAAATACCTGACAGCTATGAAATGACAGTGATGCGCCGATTTATGCTACGAATAGCAGAGGGAGTTGCTAAAAAGAAGCATGCTTTAGCAATAGTGAATGGGGAAAGCCTCGGACAAGTTGCGAGTCAAACATTAGATAGTATGCATACGATAAATGATGTTACCAATTTACCAGTACTGCGCCCTTTAGTAACAATGGATAAATTAGAAGTGATTGAAATAGCAAAAAAAATAGGAACATACGAATTATCAATACTACCATTTGAGGATTGCTGTACAATCTTTTTACCGCCTCAATCCAAAACAAAGCCGAATAAGGAGAAAACAATTAAATTTGAACAAGAAATGGATGTTGATTTTTACGTTCAAGATGCAATAGAGCGTATGGAAACTGTAAAAATTTCAGAAAAAACAAATATAGATGAAGAGTTTAAAGACCTTTTCTAA
- the refZ gene encoding forespore capture DNA-binding protein RefZ — MTKRASKEKVIKAAINLFNVKGFSGTSVRDIANDAGCNVALISYYFRNKQGLLEHLITSFLERYIEAIEIQVKRAENEEESAYDCLLKAIWDVMLYQQNKHQLARFVHREITLDTVLVRELMTTYLAKEKHLYHTLVQIGYENGEMDKLPNEYFELQLRGMLIMPFLHPQYIREVYHLMPHEGHFLDQYFSEIANWVAIHFNDDITSV, encoded by the coding sequence TTGACAAAAAGAGCTTCAAAAGAAAAGGTGATTAAAGCTGCAATTAATTTATTTAACGTGAAAGGATTTTCAGGGACCTCAGTGCGGGATATTGCAAATGATGCAGGTTGTAACGTTGCTCTTATATCATATTATTTTAGGAATAAGCAAGGTTTACTAGAACATTTAATCACTTCTTTCCTAGAAAGGTATATTGAAGCAATTGAAATACAAGTAAAAAGAGCTGAAAATGAAGAGGAATCTGCATACGATTGCCTTTTAAAAGCTATATGGGATGTCATGCTCTATCAACAAAATAAACATCAACTAGCGAGGTTTGTCCATAGAGAGATTACGTTAGACACTGTGCTCGTTCGGGAATTGATGACTACGTATTTAGCGAAGGAAAAACATCTTTATCACACTCTTGTTCAAATAGGCTATGAAAATGGAGAAATGGATAAACTTCCAAATGAATACTTTGAATTGCAATTACGTGGAATGCTGATCATGCCATTTCTCCACCCACAGTATATTCGAGAGGTCTATCACCTCATGCCACACGAGGGGCATTTTTTAGATCAATATTTTTCAGAAATAGCAAACTGGGTTGCTATTCATTTCAATGATGATATTACTTCTGTATGA